The nucleotide window AGACCGCGACCTCGATCCCGGTGACATAGTCCACCGCGAACATGAAGAAAACCAGCGCCAGAGCCAGGGCGAGGACGAACTCCTGTGGCTGCCGTGCAAAAAAGCGAAGCAGTGCTCGTAGCATCGGCCGGTAGCACCTGAAGCAATCGTGAGTTGCGAAACGCTACCACACGAACAGGCAAGTCGCCACTCGGAAACCTATTCGGAGGCAGCAATTTCCTCCCGTTTTGGCCTTTGTCCGATGGCGACCAGGAAAATGGCGCTCTTCCCCTGAGCATGCGGAGAGAAGAAGCGCACTACGTCGTCGTCGTAGAAGGTGAGGCCCGTCGCTCCCAGCCGCAGCGCATAGGCTGCCAGGTACAGCTTGCCGCCCAGAATGCCTGCTTCCAGTTGCGTCGCCCGATAGCCGCGGTTGCCGAATCGTTCCAGGATGCGCTCGAGGTCTGCCAGAAAGAAGATCGCTACGCTTGCGTCTCCCGGCAGTTCCTGCTCCAGTCCCAGGAAGTACGCTTTCTCTCGGAAGTCGCCTTCTCTTAGCAATTCCAGCTCCAGAGTCTCCCGGCGGAAGTGGTACGCGCCCGGTAGCAGGCCCTCGACCGCGTGCACCGTCAAGTAGAGTTCGTTCAGCAGCTCGCCACCGGGCTCGAGAAAATCGGCCGGGATTTCGCGCGTCGCGCGATCGAGCATGGTCGAGAGTTGCTCCAGCGTGATCGGCGCGCGGGCGAAGCGGCGCGTGGAGCCTCGCCGCAAGATGACGCGCTCGATGGGATCGCGCGGTACAGCCTCATCACTCAGCGGCCGCAGGCGGATGAGGGGACCGGAGCTTGCCGCCGGCTCACGCGTCGTCAAATGGCCGCGCCACGCAGCCACTTCCGCAGAGGTTATGAAGCTCGACGCGGTGTGCACTTCCCGCATCGCCGGATAATCCACTTCGCGCCGGGAGACCGGCAACGCTTCGTATGTGAGGACAGGGATACTGGCCGGCGCCTGCGGTGGCGGTTCCTCTTCTCGCCCGATGGCCACCAACGAAAACGCCACCTCGCGTTCCGGGTCGGCGCCTACCAGGGCGTTCACGCGGGCGTCCACGAAGCCGGACACCACACGCGCCGGCAGTCCCAGCGCCGCGGCCATGGCCAGAAGGTTGGCCAACAGGGTGCCGTTGTCCCAGCCGAAATGCCGGTAGGTGCGCGCCTGGTACTTCCAGGCGTTCCGCCAATAGGTGCCGGTGCAGACCAGAATGAGCGGCGCCCGCGCCACAGCCGGCTCGCTTCCCGTGGCGTCTACCAGTTCTCCGCGCCAATCGCCGGCGCGCAGGGGGCGCAGGGCGAAGTCAGCCGGACCGAAGTGGTAGACCCCTGCCTCCAGCTCCGGCAGCCCGCGCACCACCGGGTACAGCTCGATCTCATACAAGGCGCCCGTGCAGGCTGCGGCACGGAAGTAGAGCTCGCCCCCGGGATACTTGCGTTGCCGGGTGATCCCCGCCGAAAAGTAGAGCAACAGGGAGAGCGTCCTCACATCGAGTGTGGCCGCGCTTTGTCTGCCGCCTCCCGCTTCCGCGATCGCCGCCAGCGTGGCGACACCGGTTTGCGGTACTTCACGCGGCAAGGGCAGAGCTTGGAGTTGGGGATAGATCTTGAATGGCAGCGGCTGATTCGCCCAGTCCAGGAAATGGGTGCTCGACCGCACACTGGCATGCGAATGCTTGGTGGCGTTGTGATACGCCCAGGTAGCTTGCAAATCACGATTGTTCATGACGCGTGCAGGAAGTCTAGCAATCTCTCTTCAGGTTCCGTCCAGAGCGGATCCTCTACGGCAGGACAAGAAGCAGTGGAGGGAAACTTACTTCACCTTCTTGTTGGCGGGGTCGTCTTCGCGGTTCACCCAATTCACCACGAACGGTCCCATGCCGTGGACCTGCACGATGTTGCCCGGTGACAGGTAGCCGTAGTGTGGCATCTTGGCGGGCACGGTGGCGAAATCTCCGGGACGCAGCGGGCGCATTTGGGTCGGGTCGTACTTCTCGCCGTGTCCCAGCCGGAACTCCCCGGCCAGCACCGTTATGGCTTCGTCCTCGGGATGCCAGTGCGGCGCGACCTTAGCGCCCTTCAGGGAACGTATGCGCAGGACGTAGATGCCCGTCTTCGACGGATCGCCGCTCACGATGCTCATCTCAACCTCGGGGATCAGCGGCTGCCAGGTCAGCTCGCGGGCGTGCATCACCACTTGGTCTCCGGCTTGGACCGTGCCGGCAGATTTCGATTGCGCCCGCGAAAACTCCAGCAGTAGAACTAGCAGGATCGCAGCCAGAAGCAACCTGCGCATATGCCCTCTCCGAGGGCAGGCAGTATAGCAGCCGGTCGGCCGCCGTTCGCGTCATTGAAATTTATTCATCCTGAACATCTTCTGCCTGCCTGGAGTTAAGATGTTGGCCCGAATTTCTCAGGGCAGGGTGCGGCCGACGGAAGGGTCGCAAGCGCTCGGGAGGTGGCCATGATTTCTTTTGTCGTCAATGGAAAACCGCGCCAGGTGGATGTGGATCCAGCAACCCCGCTGCTGTGGGTGCTGCGGGACGTGCTCGATCTGACGGGGACGAAGTACGGATGCGGCATCGCGCAGTGCGGCGCCTGCACCGTCCATGTGGATGGGCAGGCCACGCGCTCCTGTGTCACGGCCGTGAGCGAAGTCGCCGGCAAGAAGATCACCACCATCGAAGGGCTGGCGCCCGATCGCAGCCATCCCTTGCAGCAGGCCTGGATCGCCGAACAGGTTCCGCAGTGCGGCTACTGCCAGTCCGGCATGCTGATGACCGCGGCGGAACTGCTGGCAAAGAATCCGCGGCCGAGCGATAAGGATATCGACGACGCGCTCGGCACCCACATCTGCCGCTGCGGGACCTACCAAAGGATCCGCCGCGCCGTACATCGCGCGGCCGAATCTCCCATGCTTCCGGCGAAGGCTTCCGGAGGTGCCCGATGAAGACCGCACTCGCGCAGTCCGGAGTCTCGCGTCGCGAATTCCTCGTCACCACCGCTTCCAGCGGTGCGGCACTGGTCATCGGCTTCTATCTGCCCCTTGACGCGCTGGCGCAGGGACAGGTCAAGCGCATCGAGAATCCCAACCCATTCAACGCCTGGGTGCGTATCGACAAGGCCGGCCAGGTCACCCTGATCGTCGGCAAGTCGGAGATGGGCCAGGGTGTCTTCGGCACTCTGCCCATGATCCTGGCGGAAGAGTTGGAAGTGGACTGGGCCAAGGTCCGCATCGAGCAGGCGCCCACCGATCCGCGCATCTACAGTCACGGCACGGGCGGTTCCAGCAGTATCCGGACGTCGTACGCACCGCTGCGGCGCGCCGGCGCCACCGCGCGGGAGATGCTCATCGAAGCCGCTGCCCAGACTTGGGGAGTCTCCGCGAAAGACTGCCGCGCCGAGAATGGCGCCGTCTGGAACGGTTCGCGCAGCCTGTCCTACGGTGAGCTGGTGGAAAAGGCTTCCCAGCTTCCCCTGCCCGACCCGAACAAGGTCCCGCTCAAGGATCCGGCGAAGTTCCGCATCATCGGAACCTCCATACCACGCGCAGACGTCCCTCTCAAAGTGGATGGCAGCGCTCAGTTCGGGATGGATGTCAAGGTGCCTGGGATGCTTTACGCCGTGGTGTCGCGCTGCCCGACCTTCGGTGGCAAGCCGAAAGGCTTCAACGCCGCCAAGGCGAAGGCTGTCCCCGGCGTGCGCGAGGTTGTCGAGATTCCCGCGGTCGCCGACGTGCACAGCGCCGGCGGAGTCGCAATCGTCGCGGACAGCACCTGGGCCGCCATGCAGGGCCGCGATGCGCTCGAGGTCGAATGGGACTACGGCCCGCACGCCGCCGAGTCCAGCGAATCCCTGTGGAAGCAGTGTCGGGAACTGGCCACGAAGTCTGGTAAGGCGGTGCGCAACGAAGGCGATGCCGACGCCGCGCTCGCCAAGTCCGCCAAAAAGGTCGAGGCCGACTACCAGCTACCGTTCGTGGCCCACGCCACCATGGAGCCCTTGAACTGCACGGTGCACGTGCGCGCCGATGGCGCCGAAGTCTGGGCGCCCACCCAGGCTCCGCAATGGGCGCAGGGAGTGATCGCGCAGGTTGCCGGTGTGGAGCCCTCGAAGGTCGTCGTTCACACCACCTTCATGGGCGGAGGCTTCGGCCGACGCTACCAGGGCGATTACCCGGTCGAGGCGGCGCAGGTTTCGAAAGCCGTCGGCAAGCCGGTGAAGCTCGTCTGGACCCGCGAAGACGATATGCAACACGACTTCTATCGTCCTGCCGCTTACCATCGTTTCCAGGGCGGCCTTGATGCCGAAGGCAAACCGGAGGTCTGGCAGCACCGCATGATTTCCACGGCCATCAATTCGCTCTGGAGTCCCAAGGATCCGCCGGAACAGTCTGAGGTTGCCGGCGCCGCCGATCTGCCATACGCCTTCGCGAATCTGCGCGTGGAGTACGCGCCCGTTCCCTCCGGTGTGCCGGTGGCCTGGTGGCGGTCGGTGGAGGCCTCGATCAACGCCTTCACCGTGGAGTGCTTCTTCGACGAGATGGCTGCGGCTGCGGGCGTGGATCCGCTCGAGCTCCGCCTGCGCCTGCTCGCCGAGCCGCGCAAGGTCAAGAACCCGGTCGACGCCGAGGCCCCGCCGCTCGACACCGAGCGCCTCAAGGGCGTGCTCAAGCTGGCGGCGGAGAAGGCTGGCTGGGGAAGTCCGCTGCCCAAAGGTCGCGGCCGCGGCATCGCCTGCCACTACTCCTTCCAGACCTACGTCGCGGAGGTTGCGGAGGTCACCGTCGAGGGCGGCAACCTGCGCGTGGACCGCGTGGTCGCGGCGGTAGATTGCGGCACCGTCATCAATCCGGATGCTTTGCACGCCCAAGTCGAGAGCGCCGTCGTCTACGGGTTGAGCGCGGCCCTCTACGGAGAAATCACCATCGCCAAGGGCGGCGTGCAGCAGTCCAATTTCCACGAGTACGAACTGATGCGCATCGACGCTATGCCGAAGGTGGAGGTCTACACGGTGCGCTCCACCGAGCCGCCCACCGGCATCGGCGAGCCCGGGCTGCCGCCGGCCACGCCCGCCGTCGTCAACGCCATCTTCGCCGCCACCGGGAAGCGCCTTCGCCGCCTGCCCATCGGCGCCGAGGACTTGGCCTAGTGAGACGTTTGCGCCGGCAGCTGTCTGCTGCCGGCGCTTTGTTCTTCCTGGCAGGCCGTTTGCGGGATTAGTCTTGTGCCGAGCGCGGCTCGAGAGGCCACCGTGTCGCAACCCAAAGAAAACATCCTGGATTGCATCGGTCACACACCGATGCTCACGCTCGAGCTCGAGCACCAGGGCCGAAGCTGCCGTATCTCCGCCAAAGCAGAGTTCCTCAACCCCAGCGGAAGTGTGAAGGATCGCATCGCCCGGTACATGTTGGATCAGGCAGAACAGCGCGGCCAGCTTCGTTCCGGCTCGACCATCATTGAGCTGTCGAGCGGGAATACCGGCATCGCGCTGGCACAGGCGGCGGCCGTCAAGGGCTACCGCCTGGTCATCCTTATGCCGGAGCACATGAGCGCCGAACGTGTGCGTCTATTGCAAAGTCTGGGAGCCGAGGTTTGCCTCACCCCGCAGGCCGACGGCTTTGCCGGTGCGCTCGCCCGCCTGAACCGGATACTGGAAGAGAACCCTCAATTTTTCTGCCCGCGCCAGTTCGAGAACTCCGACAATCCTGCGGCCCATTACCGCTCCACGGGTCCGGAGATCTGGCAGCAAATGGCAGGCCGCGTGGACGCTTTTATCGACGGTGTGGGCACCGGCGGCACGCTGATGGGCGTGGGCCGCTACCTGCGTGAGCACAACCCCAAGGTTGCGCTTATCGCCGTCGAACCCGCCGAAGCTGCCGTGATGAGCGGCGGCGGCACAGGCGCCCACAAGATCGCTGGCATTGGCGACGGTTTCATCCCACCCATCATGGACATGAGTTTTATCGACGGCGTGGAGGCCATTGCCAGCG belongs to Terriglobales bacterium and includes:
- a CDS encoding SagB/ThcOx family dehydrogenase → MNNRDLQATWAYHNATKHSHASVRSSTHFLDWANQPLPFKIYPQLQALPLPREVPQTGVATLAAIAEAGGGRQSAATLDVRTLSLLLYFSAGITRQRKYPGGELYFRAAACTGALYEIELYPVVRGLPELEAGVYHFGPADFALRPLRAGDWRGELVDATGSEPAVARAPLILVCTGTYWRNAWKYQARTYRHFGWDNGTLLANLLAMAAALGLPARVVSGFVDARVNALVGADPEREVAFSLVAIGREEEPPPQAPASIPVLTYEALPVSRREVDYPAMREVHTASSFITSAEVAAWRGHLTTREPAASSGPLIRLRPLSDEAVPRDPIERVILRRGSTRRFARAPITLEQLSTMLDRATREIPADFLEPGGELLNELYLTVHAVEGLLPGAYHFRRETLELELLREGDFREKAYFLGLEQELPGDASVAIFFLADLERILERFGNRGYRATQLEAGILGGKLYLAAYALRLGATGLTFYDDDVVRFFSPHAQGKSAIFLVAIGQRPKREEIAASE
- a CDS encoding cupin domain-containing protein, giving the protein MRRLLLAAILLVLLLEFSRAQSKSAGTVQAGDQVVMHARELTWQPLIPEVEMSIVSGDPSKTGIYVLRIRSLKGAKVAPHWHPEDEAITVLAGEFRLGHGEKYDPTQMRPLRPGDFATVPAKMPHYGYLSPGNIVQVHGMGPFVVNWVNREDDPANKKVK
- a CDS encoding (2Fe-2S)-binding protein, encoding MISFVVNGKPRQVDVDPATPLLWVLRDVLDLTGTKYGCGIAQCGACTVHVDGQATRSCVTAVSEVAGKKITTIEGLAPDRSHPLQQAWIAEQVPQCGYCQSGMLMTAAELLAKNPRPSDKDIDDALGTHICRCGTYQRIRRAVHRAAESPMLPAKASGGAR
- a CDS encoding xanthine dehydrogenase family protein molybdopterin-binding subunit; amino-acid sequence: MKTALAQSGVSRREFLVTTASSGAALVIGFYLPLDALAQGQVKRIENPNPFNAWVRIDKAGQVTLIVGKSEMGQGVFGTLPMILAEELEVDWAKVRIEQAPTDPRIYSHGTGGSSSIRTSYAPLRRAGATAREMLIEAAAQTWGVSAKDCRAENGAVWNGSRSLSYGELVEKASQLPLPDPNKVPLKDPAKFRIIGTSIPRADVPLKVDGSAQFGMDVKVPGMLYAVVSRCPTFGGKPKGFNAAKAKAVPGVREVVEIPAVADVHSAGGVAIVADSTWAAMQGRDALEVEWDYGPHAAESSESLWKQCRELATKSGKAVRNEGDADAALAKSAKKVEADYQLPFVAHATMEPLNCTVHVRADGAEVWAPTQAPQWAQGVIAQVAGVEPSKVVVHTTFMGGGFGRRYQGDYPVEAAQVSKAVGKPVKLVWTREDDMQHDFYRPAAYHRFQGGLDAEGKPEVWQHRMISTAINSLWSPKDPPEQSEVAGAADLPYAFANLRVEYAPVPSGVPVAWWRSVEASINAFTVECFFDEMAAAAGVDPLELRLRLLAEPRKVKNPVDAEAPPLDTERLKGVLKLAAEKAGWGSPLPKGRGRGIACHYSFQTYVAEVAEVTVEGGNLRVDRVVAAVDCGTVINPDALHAQVESAVVYGLSAALYGEITIAKGGVQQSNFHEYELMRIDAMPKVEVYTVRSTEPPTGIGEPGLPPATPAVVNAIFAATGKRLRRLPIGAEDLA
- the cysK gene encoding cysteine synthase A → MSQPKENILDCIGHTPMLTLELEHQGRSCRISAKAEFLNPSGSVKDRIARYMLDQAEQRGQLRSGSTIIELSSGNTGIALAQAAAVKGYRLVILMPEHMSAERVRLLQSLGAEVCLTPQADGFAGALARLNRILEENPQFFCPRQFENSDNPAAHYRSTGPEIWQQMAGRVDAFIDGVGTGGTLMGVGRYLREHNPKVALIAVEPAEAAVMSGGGTGAHKIAGIGDGFIPPIMDMSFIDGVEAIASDEAVAMAKRLSRQFGLFVGISSGANILAAIRTLDRLGHDCNVVTILPDRSERYFSTDLYLAGEWPPLRRCAEDCICRLDCRSDPHSLKPVPAVP